One Centroberyx gerrardi isolate f3 chromosome 6, fCenGer3.hap1.cur.20231027, whole genome shotgun sequence genomic region harbors:
- the LOC139933480 gene encoding extracellular calcium-sensing receptor-like isoform X2: MNLREFRFAQTMIFAIEEINSSEFLLPNVSIGYRIYDNCGSTLSSMRAAMALMNGEEWTVGKTCSGQSAVHAIIGESESSSTIVLSRTTGPFNIPVISHSATCECLSSRKEYPSFFRTIASDLYQSRALAQLVKHFGWSWVGAINSDSDYGNNGMAIFLDAAQEEGVCVEYTEKFHRTEPEKLMKVVEVIRKSTARVIVGFLAHVEMNNLLEQLSLHNITGLQFIGVEAWITADSLVTPTSFDVLGGSLGFAVQKANISSFADFVIKEFWETAFQCTETNRDNVTVKTPCKENLDLIELKDYNDDVAELRYSSNIYKAIYAVAHSLQSILKCSNSQGCDKTVRVSPWQVVESLKQVNFTIKNGDQVWFDSTGAAVARYEVVNWQRGSDGSVQFKPVGYYDASLPPGQKFVLRTEAIMWPGGKTELPVSVCSESCPPGTRKVLQKGKPVCCYDCIPCAEGEISNTTDSNGCTKCPEEYWSSQNRDTCILKNVEFLSFAEVMGQVLVFFSLFGVLLTSLVATLFLVNKDTPLVRANNSELSFLLLFSLTLCFLCSLTFIGRPSEWSCMLRHTAFGITFVLCISCVLGKTIVVLMAFRATLPGSNVMKWFGPAQQRLSVLAFTLIQVLICILWLTINPPFPFKNMEHYKEKIILECALGSPIGFWAVLGYIGLLAMLCFILAFLARKLPDNFNEAKFITFSMLIFCAVWITFIPAYVSSPGKFTVAVEIFAILASSYGLLFCIFAPKCFIIVLKPELNTRKHLMGKTQSRSL; encoded by the exons a TGAACCTCAGAGAGTTTCGATTTGCCCAGACCATGATCTTCGCTATCGAGGAGATCAACAGCAGTGAGTTTCTTCTTCCCAATGTTTCTATCGGATACCGTATTTATGACAACTGTGGCTCAACGCTATCCTCTATGCGTGCGGCGATGGCTCTGATGAACGGAGAAGAGTGGACTGTAGGGAAGACCTGCTCTGGCCAATCGGCAGTTCACGCCATTATCGGGGAGTCTGAATCCTCTTCAACCATAGTGCTGTCACGCACAACCGGGCCATTCAACATACCAGTG aTCAGTCATTCAGCTACTTGTGAGTGTCTGAGCAGCAGGAAGGAGTATCCGTCTTTCTTCCGCACCATCGCCAGCGACCTCTACCAGAGCCGAGCTCTAGCCCAGCTGGTCAAGCACTTCGGCTGGAGTTGGGTGGGGGCAATCAACAGCGACAGCGATTACGGCAACAACGGCATGGCCATCTTCCTCGACGCAGCCCAGGAGGAAGGCGTGTGTGTGGAGTACACAGAGAAATTCCACAGGACAGAACCAGAAAAACTGATGAAAGTGGTAGAAGTGATTCGCAAGAGCACGGCCCGGGTCATCGTAGGCTTCCTGGCCCACGTGGAGATGAACAACCTTCTGGAGCAGCTGAGTCTCCACAACATCACAGGGCTGCAGTTCATCGGTGTGGAGGCCTGGATCACTGCCGACAGCCTTGTGACCCCCACCAGCTTTGACGTGCTAGGGGGTTCTCTGGGCTTTGCTGtacaaaaggccaatatcagcagCTTTGCTGATTTTGTAATCAAAGAGTTCTGGGAGACAGCATTTCAgtgcacagagacaaacagagacaatGTGACAGTAAAGACACCTTGCAAAGAAAACTTGGATCTGATTGAGCTAAAAGATTATAATGATGATGTGGCAGAGCTGAGATACTCCAGCAATATCTACAAAGCCATCTATGCTGTGGCCCATTCTCTGCAAAGCATACTGAAGTGCTCAAACAGTCAGGGGTGTGACAAGACTGTGAGAGTTTCTCCCTGGCAG GTAGTGGAGTCTCTAAAGCAGGTGAACTTTACCATTAAGAATGGTGACCAGGTGTGGTTTGACAGTACCGGAGCAGCTGTGGCCCGGTACGAGGTGGTGAACTGGCAGCGTGGATCCGACGGCTCGGTCCAGTTTAAACCTGTGGGCTACTATGACGCCTCCCTGCCTCCTGGACAGAAGTTTGTCCTCAGGACCGAAGCCATAATGTGGCCTGGGGGAAAAACAGAG TTGCCTGTGTCAGTGTGCAGTGAGAGCTGTCCTCCAGGAACCCGTAAGGTCCTCCAGAAAGGAAAGCCAGTCTGCTGCTATGACTGTATCCCATGTGCAGAGGGAGAAATCAGCAACACCACAG ATTCTAATGGCTGCACAAAGTGTCCTGAAGAATACTGGTCCAGTCAAAACAGAGATACATGTATACTGAAAAATGTTGAGTTCCTCTCCTTCGCTGAGGTTATGGGCCAAGTCCtggtgtttttctctttgttcgGGGTACTGCTAACTTCACTTGTGGCCACCCTATTCTTGGTGAATAAGGACACCCCTTTAGTCCGGGCCAACAACTCTGAGCTGAgctttctgctgctcttctcCTTGACTCTGTGTTTCCTATGTTCCTTAACTTTCATCGGCCGGCCCTCTGAGTGGTCCTGCATGCTGCGACACACAGCATTTGGGATCACCTTTGTCCTCTGCATCTCTTGTGTTCTGGGGAAAACTATAGTGGTGTTAATGGCCTTCAGGGCTACACTTCCAGGCAGTAATGTTATGAAATGGTTTGGGCCTGCACAGCAAAGACTCAGTGTTCTGGCTTTCACTCTCATACAGGTCCTGATTTGCATACTTTGGCTAACTATTaaccctccctttcccttcaAGAATATGGAACACTATAAGGAAAAAATTATTTTAGAGTGTGCCTTAGGATCACCTATAGGGTTCTGGGCTGTGTTGGGGTATATAGGACTCCTGGCTATGTTATGTTTTATTCTTGCTTTCCTAGCTCGGAAGTTACCTGATAATTTCAATGAAGCGAAATTCATCACCTTCAGCATGCTGATATTCTGTGCCGTCTGGATCACCTTTATCCCAGCGTATGTCAGCTCTCCTGGGAAGTTCACTGTAGCCGT
- the LOC139933480 gene encoding extracellular calcium-sensing receptor-like isoform X1, with amino-acid sequence MIFAIEEINSSEFLLPNVSIGYRIYDNCGSTLSSMRAAMALMNGEEWTVGKTCSGQSAVHAIIGESESSSTIVLSRTTGPFNIPVISHSATCECLSSRKEYPSFFRTIASDLYQSRALAQLVKHFGWSWVGAINSDSDYGNNGMAIFLDAAQEEGVCVEYTEKFHRTEPEKLMKVVEVIRKSTARVIVGFLAHVEMNNLLEQLSLHNITGLQFIGVEAWITADSLVTPTSFDVLGGSLGFAVQKANISSFADFVIKEFWETAFQCTETNRDNVTVKTPCKENLDLIELKDYNDDVAELRYSSNIYKAIYAVAHSLQSILKCSNSQGCDKTVRVSPWQVVESLKQVNFTIKNGDQVWFDSTGAAVARYEVVNWQRGSDGSVQFKPVGYYDASLPPGQKFVLRTEAIMWPGGKTELPVSVCSESCPPGTRKVLQKGKPVCCYDCIPCAEGEISNTTDSNGCTKCPEEYWSSQNRDTCILKNVEFLSFAEVMGQVLVFFSLFGVLLTSLVATLFLVNKDTPLVRANNSELSFLLLFSLTLCFLCSLTFIGRPSEWSCMLRHTAFGITFVLCISCVLGKTIVVLMAFRATLPGSNVMKWFGPAQQRLSVLAFTLIQVLICILWLTINPPFPFKNMEHYKEKIILECALGSPIGFWAVLGYIGLLAMLCFILAFLARKLPDNFNEAKFITFSMLIFCAVWITFIPAYVSSPGKFTVAVEIFAILASSYGLLFCIFAPKCFIIVLKPELNTRKHLMGKTQSRSL; translated from the exons ATGATCTTCGCTATCGAGGAGATCAACAGCAGTGAGTTTCTTCTTCCCAATGTTTCTATCGGATACCGTATTTATGACAACTGTGGCTCAACGCTATCCTCTATGCGTGCGGCGATGGCTCTGATGAACGGAGAAGAGTGGACTGTAGGGAAGACCTGCTCTGGCCAATCGGCAGTTCACGCCATTATCGGGGAGTCTGAATCCTCTTCAACCATAGTGCTGTCACGCACAACCGGGCCATTCAACATACCAGTG aTCAGTCATTCAGCTACTTGTGAGTGTCTGAGCAGCAGGAAGGAGTATCCGTCTTTCTTCCGCACCATCGCCAGCGACCTCTACCAGAGCCGAGCTCTAGCCCAGCTGGTCAAGCACTTCGGCTGGAGTTGGGTGGGGGCAATCAACAGCGACAGCGATTACGGCAACAACGGCATGGCCATCTTCCTCGACGCAGCCCAGGAGGAAGGCGTGTGTGTGGAGTACACAGAGAAATTCCACAGGACAGAACCAGAAAAACTGATGAAAGTGGTAGAAGTGATTCGCAAGAGCACGGCCCGGGTCATCGTAGGCTTCCTGGCCCACGTGGAGATGAACAACCTTCTGGAGCAGCTGAGTCTCCACAACATCACAGGGCTGCAGTTCATCGGTGTGGAGGCCTGGATCACTGCCGACAGCCTTGTGACCCCCACCAGCTTTGACGTGCTAGGGGGTTCTCTGGGCTTTGCTGtacaaaaggccaatatcagcagCTTTGCTGATTTTGTAATCAAAGAGTTCTGGGAGACAGCATTTCAgtgcacagagacaaacagagacaatGTGACAGTAAAGACACCTTGCAAAGAAAACTTGGATCTGATTGAGCTAAAAGATTATAATGATGATGTGGCAGAGCTGAGATACTCCAGCAATATCTACAAAGCCATCTATGCTGTGGCCCATTCTCTGCAAAGCATACTGAAGTGCTCAAACAGTCAGGGGTGTGACAAGACTGTGAGAGTTTCTCCCTGGCAG GTAGTGGAGTCTCTAAAGCAGGTGAACTTTACCATTAAGAATGGTGACCAGGTGTGGTTTGACAGTACCGGAGCAGCTGTGGCCCGGTACGAGGTGGTGAACTGGCAGCGTGGATCCGACGGCTCGGTCCAGTTTAAACCTGTGGGCTACTATGACGCCTCCCTGCCTCCTGGACAGAAGTTTGTCCTCAGGACCGAAGCCATAATGTGGCCTGGGGGAAAAACAGAG TTGCCTGTGTCAGTGTGCAGTGAGAGCTGTCCTCCAGGAACCCGTAAGGTCCTCCAGAAAGGAAAGCCAGTCTGCTGCTATGACTGTATCCCATGTGCAGAGGGAGAAATCAGCAACACCACAG ATTCTAATGGCTGCACAAAGTGTCCTGAAGAATACTGGTCCAGTCAAAACAGAGATACATGTATACTGAAAAATGTTGAGTTCCTCTCCTTCGCTGAGGTTATGGGCCAAGTCCtggtgtttttctctttgttcgGGGTACTGCTAACTTCACTTGTGGCCACCCTATTCTTGGTGAATAAGGACACCCCTTTAGTCCGGGCCAACAACTCTGAGCTGAgctttctgctgctcttctcCTTGACTCTGTGTTTCCTATGTTCCTTAACTTTCATCGGCCGGCCCTCTGAGTGGTCCTGCATGCTGCGACACACAGCATTTGGGATCACCTTTGTCCTCTGCATCTCTTGTGTTCTGGGGAAAACTATAGTGGTGTTAATGGCCTTCAGGGCTACACTTCCAGGCAGTAATGTTATGAAATGGTTTGGGCCTGCACAGCAAAGACTCAGTGTTCTGGCTTTCACTCTCATACAGGTCCTGATTTGCATACTTTGGCTAACTATTaaccctccctttcccttcaAGAATATGGAACACTATAAGGAAAAAATTATTTTAGAGTGTGCCTTAGGATCACCTATAGGGTTCTGGGCTGTGTTGGGGTATATAGGACTCCTGGCTATGTTATGTTTTATTCTTGCTTTCCTAGCTCGGAAGTTACCTGATAATTTCAATGAAGCGAAATTCATCACCTTCAGCATGCTGATATTCTGTGCCGTCTGGATCACCTTTATCCCAGCGTATGTCAGCTCTCCTGGGAAGTTCACTGTAGCCGT